In the genome of Phycisphaerae bacterium, one region contains:
- a CDS encoding carbonic anhydrase: MQKLVEGVHSFQKEIFGTKKGFYERLAKGQNPIALFITCSDSRINPNLLTQTDPGDLFILRNAGNIVPPYSAKANGGEAATIEFAVSGLGVRDIIICGHSHCGAMKGILEPDSLSELPAVAEWLTHAEATRRIIREKYRELEGPARLTATVEENVLVQVENLRTHPSVAAAMAQGKLNLHAWVYKLESGQVFDFDPVEGQFLALGEQPARGLDAGPQRRIDRSI, from the coding sequence ATGCAAAAGCTCGTGGAAGGTGTACACAGTTTCCAAAAGGAAATATTCGGCACAAAGAAGGGTTTCTATGAACGACTGGCGAAGGGTCAGAATCCCATCGCCCTTTTTATCACCTGTTCGGATTCCCGCATCAATCCGAATTTGCTTACGCAGACCGATCCCGGCGATCTGTTCATTTTGCGCAACGCGGGCAATATCGTTCCACCGTATTCGGCCAAGGCCAATGGCGGCGAAGCGGCGACGATTGAGTTCGCCGTCTCGGGATTGGGCGTTCGAGACATCATCATCTGCGGGCACTCGCATTGCGGGGCCATGAAGGGAATTCTGGAACCTGATTCCTTGAGCGAATTGCCCGCAGTCGCCGAATGGCTCACCCACGCGGAGGCGACGCGTCGCATCATCCGTGAAAAATATCGAGAGCTTGAGGGCCCGGCCCGGTTGACGGCGACCGTGGAGGAGAACGTGCTGGTGCAGGTGGAGAACCTTCGGACGCATCCGTCGGTGGCCGCGGCGATGGCCCAGGGCAAGCTGAATCTGCACGCGTGGGTCTACAAGCTCGAGTCGGGTCAGGTGTTCGATTTCGATCCGGTGGAAGGTCAATTTCTCGCGTTGGGGGAGCAACCGGCGCGGGGCCTCGACGCCGGGCCACAGCGCCGAATCGATCGATCCATCTAA
- a CDS encoding SulP family inorganic anion transporter, whose product MYQDSSTQSTISAIGSNLKRDFPASIVVFLVALPLCMGVAIASGVPPALGIVTGIVGGILVGALAGAPLQVSGPAAGLSVMVYEIVEREGPTGLSGIEILGAIVLIAGAVQLTAGLLGLGQWFRAVSPAVIRGMLSGIGVLIFASQFHVMVDDAPKGAGLANLLSLPEAVWKGVVPMDGSPHHWAARIGVLTILLVVAWKWIVPKKWRVVPAPLVAVLVATGATAIGGLPIKFVSIPESFVESVRWITPGDLSRLLDGQIILAGLAVAFVASAETLLCATAVDRMHKGPRTKYDKELAAQGVGNMVCGILGALPMTGVIVRSSANIEAGGRTRASTILHGVWLLLFAAALPWLLRMIPTSCLAAILVFTGYKLIDFKAVKELAAFGKGESVIFIVTVVVIVVADLLTGVLVGVGISIAKLLYLFSHLSIAVEDQFARNRTIIRLKGAATFVGLPKLAAALDQVRPSTELHVHFERLDYIDHACFDLLMNWETQHESTGGRLVIDWDYLTAKFHREERDEGPLKDVARGPLAALEQPEPAGRA is encoded by the coding sequence ATGTATCAAGATTCCAGTACTCAATCAACGATCAGTGCGATCGGTTCAAATCTCAAGCGCGATTTTCCGGCTTCGATCGTCGTCTTCCTGGTGGCATTGCCCCTGTGCATGGGCGTGGCCATTGCCTCCGGCGTTCCCCCGGCATTGGGCATTGTGACCGGAATTGTCGGTGGGATCCTGGTCGGCGCGCTGGCCGGAGCGCCGCTTCAGGTCTCCGGGCCGGCAGCCGGCCTCAGCGTGATGGTCTATGAGATCGTCGAACGGGAGGGCCCAACCGGGCTTTCGGGCATCGAAATCCTCGGCGCCATCGTCCTGATCGCCGGGGCGGTGCAACTGACCGCCGGTCTTCTCGGCCTGGGGCAGTGGTTCCGGGCGGTTTCCCCGGCCGTCATCCGCGGAATGCTCTCCGGCATTGGCGTGCTGATCTTCGCCAGTCAGTTTCACGTCATGGTGGACGACGCCCCGAAAGGCGCGGGCCTGGCCAACCTCCTGTCGCTTCCGGAGGCGGTGTGGAAAGGCGTCGTCCCGATGGACGGTTCCCCGCACCACTGGGCGGCGCGGATCGGCGTCCTCACGATTTTGCTGGTCGTCGCCTGGAAGTGGATCGTTCCCAAAAAATGGCGGGTGGTCCCTGCCCCGCTCGTCGCGGTCCTGGTTGCGACGGGGGCGACGGCGATCGGCGGGCTTCCGATCAAGTTCGTGTCCATACCGGAATCCTTCGTGGAATCGGTGCGTTGGATTACCCCCGGCGATCTCTCGCGCTTGCTGGACGGCCAAATCATCCTGGCAGGCCTGGCCGTGGCCTTCGTGGCCAGCGCGGAGACGTTGTTGTGCGCGACGGCGGTCGATCGAATGCATAAGGGGCCGCGCACGAAATACGACAAGGAGCTGGCCGCGCAGGGCGTGGGAAACATGGTCTGCGGCATCCTCGGGGCGCTGCCCATGACGGGTGTCATTGTGCGTAGTTCGGCGAATATCGAGGCGGGTGGGCGCACGCGCGCGTCCACCATTCTGCACGGCGTTTGGTTGCTCTTGTTCGCGGCGGCCCTGCCGTGGCTGCTGCGAATGATCCCCACGTCGTGTCTCGCCGCGATTCTCGTGTTCACCGGATACAAGCTGATCGACTTCAAGGCGGTGAAGGAGTTGGCCGCGTTTGGAAAGGGCGAGTCCGTGATCTTCATCGTGACCGTCGTGGTGATCGTCGTCGCGGACTTGTTGACCGGTGTGCTGGTCGGTGTGGGAATCTCCATCGCCAAGCTCCTCTATCTGTTTTCGCATTTGAGTATTGCGGTCGAGGATCAATTCGCCAGGAACCGGACGATCATTCGCCTCAAAGGGGCGGCGACGTTTGTCGGGTTGCCCAAGCTGGCGGCCGCCCTCGATCAGGTGCGCCCGAGCACGGAGCTGCACGTACACTTCGAGCGGCTCGATTACATCGATCACGCGTGTTTTGATCTCTTGATGAACTGGGAAACGCAGCACGAATCCACGGGCGGGCGCCTGGTGATTGACTGGGATTACTTGACCGCGAAATTCCACCGCGAAGAGCGCGACGAAGGGCCTTTGAAGGACGTCGCCCGCGGGCCGCTCGCGGCCTTGGAACAGCCGGAACCGGCGGGGCGGGCGTAG
- a CDS encoding phenylalanine 4-monooxygenase: MPATALRLDPKHPGINDPAYIERRTSFFNLARRARLGGEEMPDDRYTPEEDAVWKVIFRRLEEVHQRRACGLYLEGRRRLGFVADQLPNLRELSRKLFAWNGLRLVPAEGLIDFREFFSHLADREMPCTQYLRHGSHPEYTPEPDVIHDVIGHVPALMNPEYVSLIQIIGRAARRAMPDQLVMLNRIYWFGIEFGLIEEGGDIKAFGAGLFSSFGELEHAFSPDVRRLPFVMQEVIEHDYDPTSMQPVLYVIPSLAGLIDATRELTDRF, encoded by the coding sequence ATGCCCGCGACGGCTCTTCGGCTGGATCCCAAGCACCCCGGCATCAACGACCCGGCCTACATCGAGCGCCGAACGAGCTTTTTCAACCTGGCCCGCAGGGCGCGGCTGGGCGGCGAAGAGATGCCCGACGATCGCTACACGCCGGAGGAGGATGCCGTCTGGAAGGTCATCTTTCGGCGGCTAGAGGAGGTCCATCAGCGGCGGGCCTGCGGGCTTTATTTGGAAGGACGGCGACGGCTGGGGTTTGTTGCCGATCAGCTCCCCAACCTGCGCGAATTGAGCCGAAAGCTCTTCGCGTGGAACGGTCTGCGGCTGGTTCCGGCCGAGGGGCTGATCGATTTCCGCGAATTCTTCTCGCACCTGGCCGACCGGGAGATGCCGTGCACGCAGTACCTTCGGCATGGGTCACACCCGGAATATACACCCGAGCCGGACGTCATCCACGATGTCATCGGGCACGTCCCGGCGCTGATGAACCCCGAGTACGTGTCGTTGATCCAGATCATCGGCCGCGCCGCGCGGCGGGCGATGCCCGACCAGTTGGTCATGCTCAATCGCATCTACTGGTTCGGCATCGAATTCGGCCTGATTGAGGAAGGCGGCGACATCAAGGCCTTCGGCGCGGGCCTGTTCTCATCGTTCGGGGAATTGGAACACGCCTTCAGCCCGGACGTCCGGCGGTTGCCGTTCGTGATGCAGGAGGTCATCGAGCACGACTACGACCCGACATCAATGCAGCCCGTGCTCTATGTGATCCCCTCGCTGGCCGGCTTGATCGACGCCACGCGCGAGCTGACGGACCGGTTCTGA
- a CDS encoding beta-ketoacyl-[acyl-carrier-protein] synthase family protein has protein sequence MSRRVVVTGIGWITPLGHDIETAWSRIIKGESGIAPTTIFDAGTFPTQFSAEVKDFDFKRFLGSDYDLHKEVSRQAAFALAAAKLAWTDSKIAEAKSLDRTRIGVYLGGGEGPLDFENFTTAAVEGWNYSENDLDTKRWADVAYTCLKQIVEAEQDPNMAAGHIAQLFGVEGPNFNTLTACAASTQAIGEATNMIRRGDADAMISGGCHSMIHPFGVTGFNRLTALSTRNDSCVTASRPFDRTRDGFVLGEGAGMLILEELTHAQARGAKILCEIVGYGSTADAFRITDIHEDGRGGIAAMRAALHDAGKKPEDIDYISAHGTGTQENDKIESLAIRGVFGDIAKKVPVSSVKSMLGHLIAAAGACELITCVLAIRDQVLPPTMNYQTPDPVCDLDYVPNAARKTKVRTCLSNSFGFGGQNDTLVVTAFAP, from the coding sequence ATGAGCCGCCGCGTCGTTGTCACGGGAATCGGATGGATCACGCCGCTCGGTCACGATATCGAGACGGCCTGGTCGCGGATCATCAAGGGCGAGAGCGGTATCGCACCGACGACGATTTTCGACGCGGGCACGTTTCCGACGCAGTTTTCCGCCGAGGTCAAGGATTTCGATTTTAAACGGTTCCTGGGGTCGGACTATGACTTGCATAAGGAAGTCAGCCGCCAGGCCGCCTTTGCTCTGGCCGCGGCCAAGCTCGCCTGGACGGACTCGAAGATCGCGGAGGCGAAGTCGCTCGATCGAACGCGCATCGGCGTCTATCTCGGCGGTGGCGAAGGTCCCTTGGATTTCGAGAACTTCACGACCGCAGCGGTGGAGGGTTGGAATTACTCCGAAAACGACCTGGACACCAAGCGTTGGGCCGATGTCGCCTACACCTGCCTGAAGCAGATCGTCGAGGCCGAGCAGGACCCCAACATGGCGGCCGGGCACATCGCCCAGCTCTTCGGCGTCGAGGGGCCGAACTTCAACACGTTGACCGCTTGCGCCGCCAGCACCCAGGCCATCGGCGAGGCGACCAACATGATCCGCCGCGGTGATGCGGACGCCATGATCTCCGGCGGCTGCCATTCGATGATCCATCCCTTCGGCGTGACCGGCTTCAATCGGCTGACCGCCCTTTCGACGCGCAACGATTCGTGCGTGACCGCGTCGCGGCCGTTTGATCGCACTCGCGACGGCTTCGTCCTCGGCGAGGGCGCAGGCATGCTCATCCTGGAAGAGCTGACTCACGCCCAGGCCCGCGGCGCGAAGATCCTCTGCGAAATTGTCGGCTATGGCTCGACGGCGGATGCCTTTCGCATTACGGATATTCACGAGGACGGCCGCGGCGGGATCGCGGCCATGCGGGCCGCCCTGCACGACGCCGGCAAGAAGCCCGAGGACATCGACTACATCTCCGCCCACGGCACCGGCACACAGGAAAACGACAAGATTGAATCGCTCGCCATCCGCGGCGTCTTCGGCGATATCGCCAAGAAGGTCCCGGTCAGCAGCGTCAAGAGCATGCTCGGCCACCTGATCGCCGCGGCGGGCGCGTGCGAACTGATCACCTGCGTCCTGGCGATCCGCGACCAGGTCCTCCCCCCTACCATGAACTACCAGACGCCCGATCCAGTGTGCGACCTGGACTACGTCCCCAACGCGGCACGCAAGACCAAAGTGCGCACCTGCCTGTCGAATTCCTTCGGCTTCGGCGGGCAGAACGATACGCTGGTGGTGACAGCATTCGCGCCGTAG
- a CDS encoding beta-ketoacyl-[acyl-carrier-protein] synthase family protein, protein MPSNRKNRVVITGLGVVSPLGLGITETFDGLVEKRCGIGRIQAFDPSHFTSQIAGEVRLGSVSDCVPKSYRKAAKVMARDIELAVIAAYHAVKDAGIKTKCLVDRGEAEGGADIDSTRFGANIGAGLICADLTELAGALASAAERPDAPADRGFSLKKWGTEGMSNLTPLWLLKFLPNMLACHVTIVHDCQAPSNTITCGEASSHLAIGEAYRTIERGAADICICGGAESKINPMGLLRQSLLNRLVTDCNENPTAACRPFDAARKGAVISEGGGLLILEELERAKKRGARIYAELVGFGAAVNAKNWLEPQADGRAHHLAMSKAIADAGVKAADVGLVNAAGVGTLDHDASEAAGIRATLGNTAATVPVLATKGALGNNGAGSGAIDLAVTIMALHRGIIPPSFNTDKVDPACGLNVVRGDPTDCRAEVAVSLAGALSGGQTAALVVRRYHP, encoded by the coding sequence ATGCCCAGCAACCGAAAGAACCGAGTCGTGATCACCGGCCTTGGCGTCGTCTCGCCGCTGGGCCTGGGGATCACCGAGACCTTCGACGGTCTCGTCGAAAAGCGCTGCGGCATCGGCCGCATCCAGGCCTTCGACCCTTCCCATTTCACCTCGCAGATCGCCGGCGAGGTCCGCCTGGGGAGCGTCTCCGACTGCGTCCCCAAGAGCTATCGCAAAGCCGCAAAGGTGATGGCCCGCGATATCGAGCTGGCCGTCATTGCCGCTTATCACGCCGTCAAGGACGCCGGGATCAAGACCAAGTGCCTGGTCGATCGCGGCGAGGCGGAGGGAGGCGCCGATATCGATTCGACCCGCTTTGGGGCCAACATCGGAGCAGGACTGATCTGCGCCGACCTGACCGAACTGGCCGGAGCGCTGGCGAGCGCAGCGGAGCGTCCCGACGCGCCGGCGGATCGCGGATTCAGCCTGAAAAAATGGGGCACCGAGGGGATGAGCAATCTCACGCCCCTGTGGCTGCTCAAGTTCCTGCCCAACATGCTGGCCTGTCACGTCACGATTGTTCACGATTGTCAGGCGCCATCGAATACGATTACCTGCGGCGAGGCCAGCAGCCACCTGGCCATCGGAGAGGCGTATCGCACGATCGAACGCGGGGCGGCGGACATCTGCATTTGCGGTGGCGCGGAGAGCAAGATTAATCCGATGGGGCTGCTGCGACAGTCGCTCCTCAATCGGCTGGTCACGGACTGCAACGAAAATCCCACCGCGGCCTGCCGGCCGTTCGACGCCGCCCGAAAGGGCGCGGTCATCAGCGAAGGCGGCGGCCTGCTCATCCTGGAGGAGCTGGAGCGGGCCAAAAAGCGCGGCGCTCGAATTTACGCGGAACTCGTCGGCTTCGGCGCGGCCGTCAATGCGAAGAACTGGCTGGAGCCGCAGGCCGACGGACGGGCACATCACCTCGCCATGAGCAAGGCGATCGCAGATGCCGGAGTGAAAGCCGCGGACGTCGGGCTGGTGAACGCCGCGGGGGTGGGAACGCTCGATCACGACGCCTCCGAGGCCGCAGGAATCCGCGCGACGCTCGGAAACACCGCCGCGACCGTTCCCGTCCTCGCCACGAAGGGCGCGTTGGGCAACAACGGGGCCGGCAGCGGCGCGATCGATCTGGCGGTCACGATCATGGCCCTGCACCGCGGAATCATCCCACCGTCATTCAATACCGACAAAGTGGATCCGGCCTGCGGCCTCAACGTGGTCCGCGGGGACCCGACCGATTGCCGTGCGGAGGTCGCGGTCTCCCTCGCGGGCGCCCTTTCAGGCGGTCAAACCGCCGCCCTCGTCGTCCGGAGGTATCACCCATGA
- a CDS encoding 3-hydroxyacyl-ACP dehydratase FabZ family protein, which yields MRWIWIDKFVDFQSQLRATAIKNVSLAEEHLHDHFPAYPVMPASLIVEGMAQTAGILVGEARNFAEKVILAKVKRARFEREVRPGEQLRYEAEIEQVSPEAASTTGKVYADGKLMAEIDIVFSHIDNNLSGLSFPEENFVFTDDFKSLLRTYNISSQNA from the coding sequence ATGCGTTGGATCTGGATCGACAAGTTCGTGGATTTCCAATCACAGTTGCGGGCGACGGCCATTAAGAACGTCAGCCTGGCCGAGGAGCACCTGCACGACCATTTTCCGGCCTATCCGGTCATGCCGGCCAGCCTGATCGTCGAGGGCATGGCCCAGACGGCGGGAATCCTCGTCGGGGAGGCCCGCAACTTTGCGGAAAAGGTCATCCTGGCCAAGGTCAAGCGGGCCCGCTTCGAGCGGGAGGTACGGCCCGGCGAGCAGCTTCGCTACGAGGCCGAGATCGAGCAGGTCTCCCCGGAGGCGGCCAGCACGACGGGCAAGGTCTATGCCGACGGCAAGCTGATGGCCGAGATCGACATCGTTTTCTCGCACATCGATAACAACCTCAGCGGCCTTTCCTTCCCCGAGGAGAATTTTGTCTTCACGGACGATTTCAAGTCGTTGCTACGGACCTACAATATCTCCTCGCAGAACGCGTAG
- a CDS encoding acyl carrier protein, with protein MAMSRADVFGKVKEVLVDALGVDDDEIKEEATLTGDLGAESIDFLDIVFRLEKTFSIKIPRGELFPDDILNNPEYVEGGKMTAKGLATLKSAMPHADFTGFEKDPDVSKMPNLFTVKTIVNYVTTKMA; from the coding sequence ATGGCTATGAGTCGAGCGGATGTATTTGGCAAAGTTAAAGAAGTCCTGGTGGACGCGCTGGGTGTGGACGACGACGAGATCAAGGAAGAGGCCACGCTGACCGGCGATCTGGGCGCGGAGTCCATCGATTTCCTGGACATCGTCTTTCGGTTGGAGAAGACGTTCTCCATCAAGATCCCCCGCGGCGAATTGTTCCCCGACGACATTCTGAACAACCCGGAGTACGTCGAGGGCGGCAAGATGACGGCCAAGGGCCTGGCGACGCTCAAGAGCGCGATGCCCCACGCCGACTTCACCGGCTTCGAGAAGGACCCGGACGTCTCCAAGATGCCCAACCTCTTTACGGTCAAGACGATTGTGAACTACGTCACGACGAAGATGGCGTGA
- a CDS encoding 3-hydroxyacyl-ACP dehydratase FabZ family protein, translating into MKFILVDRILTLEPPSRIVTRKALTLAEEYLADHFPTFPVMPGVLMLEAMVQSAAWLVRASQDFAHSMVVLEEAKNINYKSFVSPGQTLEVTVEALEINDRDSEFKAAGRSGDDEMVKARLRLRHYNLSDADASMADMDEKLVEGLKRTFALLGGPDALSRSPVLAHNP; encoded by the coding sequence ATGAAGTTTATCCTGGTGGACCGCATCCTGACGCTGGAGCCCCCTTCGCGGATTGTCACGCGAAAGGCGCTTACCCTTGCGGAGGAATACCTTGCGGACCACTTCCCCACGTTCCCGGTGATGCCGGGCGTCCTCATGCTGGAGGCCATGGTCCAGTCCGCCGCGTGGCTCGTTCGGGCGTCCCAGGATTTCGCCCACAGCATGGTGGTCCTCGAAGAGGCGAAGAACATCAACTACAAGAGCTTTGTGTCACCGGGCCAAACGCTCGAAGTGACGGTCGAAGCCCTCGAAATCAACGATCGCGACAGCGAGTTTAAAGCCGCGGGGCGGAGCGGCGACGATGAAATGGTAAAGGCCCGTTTGCGGCTGCGGCATTATAACCTTTCGGATGCCGATGCCTCGATGGCCGACATGGATGAAAAACTGGTCGAAGGTTTGAAAAGGACGTTTGCGCTACTAGGCGGTCCGGACGCGCTCTCGCGATCCCCCGTCCTCGCGCACAACCCGTAA
- a CDS encoding prepilin-type N-terminal cleavage/methylation domain-containing protein, with amino-acid sequence MNSGGLPSGASKLRQRSSGTARSTQTAFTLLELLVVMAIIALLLGVLLPALASSRTEGTKVKCIANLRSLGQAMAAYSTDDERGFAAPVSPTADRRWYDGDYEYGGKTGLGPYATAAYSTQSRPLNRYLFRSGKNAAMDFFECPTETGIPSAPFNFDEYFFNDAAIDKPAFQVTGTSYRLNNHIDFTGRFPQYHDHFYGPYMRPSSQVPDTGATVILEETVTEVAKWNEPIHQTMGWHRKPNRFNVSFVDGHASTIFLAGQNEQSAYGGEVYWILRGDGWRMDCYPRPPVCDSPKNCD; translated from the coding sequence GTGAATTCTGGCGGGCTTCCATCGGGTGCGTCTAAACTACGCCAACGATCATCGGGGACGGCCCGGTCTACCCAGACTGCCTTCACACTTTTGGAACTTCTCGTCGTCATGGCGATCATCGCCCTACTCTTGGGCGTGCTCCTGCCGGCATTGGCTTCATCGCGGACGGAAGGTACCAAGGTCAAGTGTATCGCCAATCTCCGATCACTCGGCCAGGCGATGGCCGCGTACAGCACCGACGATGAGCGCGGTTTTGCGGCACCGGTTAGTCCGACTGCGGACCGACGGTGGTACGACGGCGATTATGAATACGGCGGAAAGACCGGCCTTGGTCCCTATGCGACGGCCGCCTACTCGACTCAAAGCCGTCCGCTCAACCGCTATCTTTTCCGTTCCGGCAAGAACGCGGCGATGGACTTTTTCGAATGCCCCACGGAGACCGGGATCCCCTCCGCCCCGTTCAATTTCGATGAGTATTTTTTCAACGACGCGGCCATTGACAAGCCTGCGTTTCAGGTGACCGGCACGAGTTACCGGCTCAATAATCACATCGATTTCACCGGCCGCTTCCCACAGTATCACGACCACTTCTACGGGCCGTACATGCGCCCCTCGTCGCAGGTACCCGATACCGGCGCGACGGTCATCCTCGAGGAGACGGTGACCGAAGTCGCCAAATGGAACGAGCCGATTCACCAGACCATGGGCTGGCATCGAAAACCCAACCGATTCAATGTGTCGTTCGTGGACGGTCACGCGTCGACGATTTTCCTGGCCGGCCAGAATGAACAAAGTGCCTACGGCGGCGAGGTCTATTGGATTCTTCGCGGCGATGGGTGGCGGATGGACTGTTACCCGCGGCCCCCTGTTTGCGACAGCCCCAAGAACTGCGATTAA
- a CDS encoding SDR family oxidoreductase, translating into MAVDWLVTGAGGQLGSVLFRRLLHRGESAVGTLSTGGPGPTSGPTVRLDLTDFGALERLVGQAQPRVIVHTAAVTSVDQAWKAPAVARRTNIDVTSELARLATDMGCRLVFLSTDLVFDGTSAPYAEDADIAPLSVYSQTKAEAEKAVRACPSGLVIRPALMYGVPAVGRPTTFLSQLEALRTGQPLRLFEDEYRTPLWLEDAAAACIEAGRSEITGVLHVAGPERLSRLEMGLAMAQALGVKVNHVVAIRQTELATPEPRPADVSLDCRLYSQLFGHPPGRPMAQALLKITP; encoded by the coding sequence ATGGCGGTTGATTGGCTGGTAACAGGGGCCGGCGGACAGCTGGGAAGCGTCCTTTTTCGCCGACTCCTGCACAGGGGGGAATCGGCCGTAGGGACCCTTTCAACAGGGGGACCCGGGCCAACCTCGGGCCCGACCGTTCGGCTGGATTTGACTGATTTTGGGGCCTTGGAGCGCCTGGTAGGTCAGGCCCAACCGCGAGTCATTGTCCACACCGCCGCCGTGACCAGCGTCGACCAGGCCTGGAAGGCTCCGGCCGTCGCCCGACGGACGAACATCGACGTTACCAGTGAGCTGGCCCGTTTGGCGACAGATATGGGGTGCCGGTTGGTGTTTCTTTCCACCGACCTCGTCTTTGACGGGACGAGCGCGCCATACGCTGAGGACGCTGACATCGCTCCGTTGTCGGTCTATAGCCAAACGAAGGCCGAGGCGGAAAAGGCCGTTCGGGCGTGCCCCAGCGGATTGGTGATTCGGCCAGCCCTGATGTACGGCGTTCCCGCAGTGGGGCGTCCAACGACCTTTCTTAGCCAGCTTGAGGCCCTACGCACCGGTCAGCCGCTTCGCCTGTTCGAGGACGAATACCGGACGCCCCTCTGGTTGGAGGATGCCGCGGCCGCCTGTATCGAAGCCGGGCGTTCGGAAATCACAGGCGTTTTGCACGTGGCGGGGCCCGAACGGCTTTCCCGCTTGGAGATGGGGCTGGCGATGGCCCAGGCGCTGGGTGTCAAAGTGAACCATGTCGTGGCCATCCGACAGACTGAATTGGCGACGCCCGAGCCCCGACCGGCGGATGTCAGCCTCGATTGTCGCCTCTATTCGCAACTCTTCGGGCATCCCCCCGGACGACCGATGGCTCAAGCGTTACTGAAAATCACTCCATAA
- a CDS encoding MarR family transcriptional regulator: MKLSPICRDFVLHWGEMGTRWGINRTVAQIHALLYLSPEPLSAEQIVEALGVARSNVSNSLRELQGWGIVRIVHVMGDRRDHYESLKDVWEMFQIILDERKKRETDPTLAMLRELTGRTKKGAAAKSYEQERLEEMLAFFETMTSWYAQIRRLPTGAVIKFVKMGDKVRKLLGATS, from the coding sequence ATGAAGCTCAGCCCGATTTGCCGTGATTTCGTCCTCCACTGGGGGGAGATGGGAACCCGTTGGGGAATCAACCGGACCGTGGCCCAGATCCACGCCCTGCTCTACCTGTCGCCCGAGCCGCTGAGCGCCGAGCAGATCGTCGAGGCCCTCGGGGTGGCCCGGTCAAACGTCTCGAACAGCCTCCGGGAGCTTCAAGGTTGGGGAATCGTCCGCATCGTCCACGTCATGGGCGACCGCCGGGATCACTACGAGTCGCTCAAAGACGTCTGGGAAATGTTCCAGATCATCCTCGACGAGCGCAAGAAGCGGGAGACGGATCCGACGTTGGCCATGTTGCGCGAACTGACCGGCCGGACAAAAAAGGGCGCCGCCGCGAAATCCTACGAACAGGAGCGGCTGGAGGAGATGCTGGCGTTCTTCGAAACGATGACGAGCTGGTACGCCCAAATCCGCCGCCTGCCGACCGGCGCGGTGATCAAGTTCGTGAAGATGGGGGACAAGGTGCGGAAGCTGCTGGGAGCAACATCGTGA